A single genomic interval of Antarcticibacterium arcticum harbors:
- a CDS encoding efflux RND transporter periplasmic adaptor subunit, with protein MKKHIIKLFTLLIMVSILTSCNGGEGEEATGTGEDLATEEAGHEEDEEGEEGGLGEVHLSSLKFNSLGIKIDTLPTRPLSDVVETTGELEVPPQYEATVTAILGANITSIEVIEGDEVRKGQTLAYLSHPNLTRLQTDYMTAYSRMQNLEQEFNRQQRLYEQEVGSGKLFQQAQADYRVVQAEVKGLESQLRRLNLNVASIREGNITENIPVVSPIQGNIEDVSVQIGQYVDPQTELFEVINTEHVHADLMVFAKDVYKIKKGQKVLLQMESIPGKTYTAKIYSVGKKFEQNPKAVHVHAEIQEDTENLVPGMYINGRIITGAGTEVTALPEEAIIEEEGKSYIFIAEKHEEDGETEWSFKPVEVITGEVNEGWTEIKLLQPLPEGALLAWNNAYYLISEMKKSQTSHGH; from the coding sequence ATGAAAAAGCACATCATAAAACTGTTCACACTGCTCATTATGGTATCGATCCTTACTTCGTGCAACGGCGGAGAAGGCGAAGAAGCTACCGGAACCGGCGAAGACCTTGCTACGGAAGAAGCCGGTCATGAAGAAGATGAAGAAGGAGAAGAAGGCGGATTGGGAGAAGTGCATCTTTCCAGCCTCAAGTTCAACAGCCTGGGCATAAAAATAGATACCCTGCCCACCAGGCCCCTTTCAGACGTAGTTGAAACCACAGGAGAACTGGAAGTGCCACCCCAGTATGAGGCCACCGTGACCGCTATACTAGGAGCCAACATTACTTCTATTGAAGTTATTGAGGGGGATGAAGTTAGAAAAGGCCAAACCCTGGCGTATCTTTCTCACCCCAACCTCACCAGGCTTCAAACCGATTATATGACAGCTTACAGTCGTATGCAGAATCTGGAGCAAGAATTTAATCGCCAACAAAGGCTCTATGAACAAGAAGTAGGTTCAGGCAAACTTTTTCAACAGGCGCAGGCCGATTATCGTGTTGTACAGGCAGAAGTAAAAGGTCTGGAGTCACAGCTAAGACGGTTAAACCTAAATGTTGCATCGATACGAGAAGGAAATATTACTGAGAATATACCTGTGGTAAGTCCAATCCAGGGGAACATTGAAGATGTTAGTGTACAGATAGGACAATATGTTGATCCTCAAACCGAGCTTTTCGAAGTGATCAATACGGAACATGTGCATGCCGATTTAATGGTATTTGCAAAGGATGTTTACAAAATAAAAAAAGGACAAAAGGTTTTACTTCAAATGGAATCCATACCTGGTAAGACCTATACTGCTAAAATTTATTCCGTCGGTAAAAAGTTTGAACAGAATCCTAAGGCTGTGCACGTTCATGCAGAGATACAGGAGGATACAGAAAACCTTGTTCCTGGCATGTACATCAACGGAAGGATTATTACAGGCGCCGGTACGGAGGTGACGGCTTTGCCGGAGGAGGCCATTATTGAGGAAGAGGGAAAATCCTACATCTTCATTGCTGAAAAGCACGAGGAAGACGGGGAAACCGAATGGTCGTTTAAGCCGGTGGAGGTGATCACGGGAGAAGTAAATGAAGGCTGGACAGAAATTAAATTATTGCAGCCTTTACCTGAAGGTGCACTATTGGCCTGGAACAATGCCTACTACCTGATCTCCGAAATGAAGAAAAGCCAGACCTCCCATGGCCATTAA
- a CDS encoding P-II family nitrogen regulator: MKEIKAFVKPKRVQKVIEALSESGFKSMTLSQGEGTGAFKDKGASPSLDFHITDSPVVKLELVCQNEEAQKAIDIIVENGKTMNPGDGIIYVSDIEDAFQIKTGKSIKRHEL; encoded by the coding sequence ATGAAAGAAATAAAAGCGTTTGTCAAACCCAAGAGGGTTCAAAAAGTTATTGAAGCTCTTAGTGAATCAGGATTTAAAAGTATGACCCTTTCTCAGGGGGAAGGGACCGGGGCCTTTAAAGATAAAGGAGCAAGCCCCTCTCTTGATTTCCATATTACAGATAGTCCCGTAGTGAAATTGGAACTGGTGTGCCAGAATGAAGAAGCACAAAAAGCCATAGATATCATAGTCGAAAATGGAAAGACAATGAACCCGGGCGACGGGATCATCTACGTTTCTGATATCGAAGATGCCTTTCAAATAAAGACGGGAAAATCTATCAAAAGACATGAATTGTAA
- a CDS encoding Fur family transcriptional regulator, whose protein sequence is MEELIKKLESKEIRPTAMRLLVLNRFTDSEVALSIGELEKDFQNSERSTLFRTIKTFEEKGIVHKIEDGTGVIKYSLCQENCECEIDNDLHLHFHCNSCDETVCLTEQKIPHITLPAGFEAIDANLVITGICSKCNVGSS, encoded by the coding sequence ATGGAAGAATTAATAAAAAAACTTGAAAGCAAAGAGATACGACCCACCGCTATGCGCTTGTTGGTCTTAAATCGTTTTACAGATTCAGAAGTAGCATTAAGTATTGGGGAACTTGAAAAAGATTTTCAAAATTCTGAAAGGAGCACCCTATTTCGTACTATAAAAACATTTGAGGAAAAAGGGATCGTGCATAAGATCGAAGATGGAACGGGCGTAATAAAATATTCCCTTTGTCAAGAAAATTGTGAATGCGAAATTGACAACGACCTCCATTTGCACTTTCACTGTAATAGCTGTGACGAGACAGTGTGCCTTACGGAACAAAAAATTCCACATATTACTTTGCCCGCAGGGTTTGAAGCAATAGACGCCAATCTGGTTATTACGGGGATTTGCAGTAAGTGCAATGTTGGATCAAGTTGA
- a CDS encoding heavy metal translocating P-type ATPase: MKKTQVRLPILLPEIPDENDQCVQRLMDHLQNREGIEKVHIASEKEDDTPQLCFHYDPDVISIAHIRKLAKQAGASLTNEFGHTLLEVEGIRHARHARKIQNALRGLEEIMEASVSESGIIRLEFIKAKTDEEDFRQILRNEGLKIKTAKRNEKMPPETAETHKHSHEEAELKDEGHAHDHGGILGKNTEMYFSIICGVLLGIGFGLSYLETVPEWVSLALYIGAYFFGGYYTAKEAIETVAKGGFEIDFLMLVAAIGAAVLGEWAEGALLLFLFSLGHALENYAMNKARKSIAALADLAPKTALIKRDGKTREVKIEELQVGDIVVVRSNTKISADGVVVNGNSSVNQAPITGESVPVDKTSVPDPDKDYSKESEIKDKHRVFAGTINGNSTLEVKVIKTSQDSTLSRLVKLVNEAQTQKSPTQLLTDKFEKYFVPSVLVLVVLLNFAFLVLDESFSESFYRAMAVLVAASPCALAISTPSAVLSGVARAARGGVLVKGGRPLEDLGVLTAIAFDKTGTLTEGKPKLTKVITLTDVSEEELLKTAVAVEALSDHPLAKAVVRDGKERLENTQIPEASNMEAVLGKGIKAGLGEDKVYIGNLELFDALDDQKPSEEIVEKVRDQEAAGNTTMLIRRNEEYIGIIALMDTPREEAKATLVELKKIGIKRMIMLTGDNQKVADAVAKEIGLTDAWGSLLPEEKVDAIKKLKKQEDKVAMVGDGVNDAPAMAHSTVGIAMGAAGSDVALETADIALMADKLETLPFAIGLSRKAKSIIKQNLWVSLGIVALLIPATIFGFANIGIAVLVHEGSTLLVVANALRLLAYNKNKTALPGGRLKQIFELKQENDVRI, translated from the coding sequence ATGAAAAAGACGCAAGTAAGATTACCAATACTCCTGCCGGAAATTCCCGATGAGAACGATCAATGTGTACAGAGGCTAATGGATCACCTGCAAAACAGGGAAGGTATTGAAAAGGTACATATTGCTTCTGAAAAAGAGGATGATACCCCTCAGCTTTGTTTTCATTACGATCCTGACGTTATTTCCATTGCCCATATTAGAAAACTCGCGAAACAGGCAGGGGCATCATTGACCAATGAATTTGGACATACCCTGCTCGAGGTTGAGGGAATTCGTCATGCAAGGCATGCAAGGAAAATTCAAAATGCCCTGAGAGGATTAGAGGAAATAATGGAAGCCTCGGTTTCCGAATCTGGAATTATAAGGCTGGAATTTATTAAGGCTAAAACTGATGAAGAAGATTTTCGTCAAATCCTGAGGAACGAAGGCCTGAAAATCAAAACCGCCAAAAGGAATGAAAAAATGCCTCCTGAAACGGCTGAAACCCATAAACATTCCCACGAGGAGGCAGAGCTTAAAGATGAAGGCCACGCCCATGACCACGGGGGTATTTTAGGAAAAAATACTGAGATGTACTTTTCCATTATTTGCGGGGTTTTATTGGGTATCGGTTTTGGCCTTTCCTACCTAGAAACTGTGCCGGAATGGGTAAGTCTGGCCTTGTACATAGGCGCCTATTTCTTTGGGGGCTATTACACGGCAAAAGAAGCCATTGAAACAGTTGCCAAAGGAGGTTTCGAAATTGATTTCCTTATGCTGGTCGCGGCAATTGGGGCAGCCGTTCTGGGAGAATGGGCAGAAGGGGCTTTGCTGCTCTTCCTGTTTAGTCTTGGACATGCCCTTGAAAATTATGCCATGAACAAGGCCCGAAAATCTATTGCGGCTTTAGCTGATTTGGCACCCAAAACTGCTCTGATAAAACGAGATGGAAAGACCCGGGAAGTAAAAATAGAAGAACTTCAGGTAGGTGATATTGTCGTAGTGAGATCCAACACCAAAATTTCTGCCGATGGCGTTGTTGTCAATGGTAATAGTAGTGTGAACCAGGCCCCAATCACAGGCGAGAGCGTTCCTGTCGATAAAACTTCTGTACCCGACCCTGACAAAGATTATTCAAAAGAAAGCGAAATAAAAGATAAACACCGTGTATTTGCGGGAACCATCAACGGCAATAGTACCCTTGAAGTAAAAGTGATAAAGACCTCTCAGGATTCTACCTTATCAAGGCTCGTCAAGCTGGTCAACGAAGCCCAGACCCAGAAATCGCCAACCCAGTTGTTGACCGACAAATTTGAGAAATATTTTGTTCCGTCAGTACTTGTCCTGGTAGTCCTGCTGAATTTCGCTTTCCTTGTCCTGGATGAGTCCTTTAGTGAAAGTTTCTACAGGGCAATGGCTGTTTTAGTTGCTGCCAGCCCCTGTGCCCTGGCCATTTCCACACCCAGTGCCGTACTTAGTGGAGTTGCCCGCGCAGCAAGGGGTGGTGTTCTGGTAAAGGGAGGAAGACCACTGGAAGACCTTGGCGTGCTCACCGCTATTGCTTTTGATAAGACCGGAACACTTACCGAAGGCAAACCAAAACTCACCAAAGTTATTACCTTAACGGACGTAAGTGAAGAGGAACTGCTAAAAACGGCTGTAGCGGTCGAGGCTCTGAGCGACCACCCCCTGGCAAAAGCAGTGGTACGGGACGGCAAAGAACGATTGGAAAATACCCAAATTCCGGAAGCCAGTAATATGGAAGCTGTTTTGGGAAAAGGAATAAAAGCAGGCCTCGGGGAAGATAAGGTGTATATAGGGAATCTGGAGCTCTTTGATGCGCTCGATGACCAAAAACCTTCAGAAGAAATCGTAGAAAAAGTAAGGGATCAGGAAGCTGCAGGGAACACGACAATGTTGATACGCAGGAATGAAGAATATATAGGAATTATTGCTCTGATGGACACTCCACGGGAAGAAGCCAAAGCCACCCTGGTGGAGCTTAAAAAAATCGGTATTAAACGTATGATCATGCTTACCGGGGACAACCAAAAAGTAGCTGATGCCGTGGCCAAGGAAATTGGCCTTACCGATGCCTGGGGCAGTCTTCTGCCTGAAGAGAAGGTAGATGCAATTAAAAAACTTAAAAAACAGGAGGACAAAGTGGCTATGGTGGGCGATGGCGTAAACGATGCCCCGGCCATGGCACATAGTACCGTGGGTATTGCAATGGGAGCAGCAGGATCGGATGTGGCACTGGAAACAGCGGATATCGCCCTTATGGCCGATAAATTGGAGACCCTGCCCTTTGCAATAGGCCTAAGCCGGAAAGCTAAAAGTATCATCAAACAAAACCTGTGGGTAAGTTTAGGAATTGTGGCCTTATTGATTCCGGCCACAATATTTGGCTTTGCCAATATAGGAATTGCGGTGCTTGTTCACGAAGGCTCCACCTTGCTGGTGGTCGCAAACGCTTTGAGATTATTAGCTTATAACAAAAACAAAACTGCCTTACCCGGAGGCCGTTTAAAGCAAATTTTTGAATTAAAACAAGAAAATGATGTCAGAATTTAA
- a CDS encoding four-helix bundle copper-binding protein: protein MCAEECAKHDHEHCKKCAQVCNECAEACHRHHGDVQLS, encoded by the coding sequence ATGTGTGCTGAAGAATGTGCAAAACACGATCATGAGCATTGTAAGAAATGTGCTCAAGTCTGTAATGAATGTGCGGAAGCATGCCATAGGCATCATGGCGATGTGCAGTTAAGCTAA
- a CDS encoding OsmC family protein: protein MSEFKVKLEWKPDSEDFSYKNYTRTHQWIFGGGTEVTASAAPEFLGKAELVNPEEAFAASLSSCHLLTFLAIASFKKYIIKSYKDETVAVVEKNKDNKQAVTRVFLRPKVEFSGEHIPDEEEMKKMHHKAHAECFISNSVITEVIVEPVL, encoded by the coding sequence ATGTCAGAATTCAAAGTAAAATTAGAATGGAAACCAGATTCCGAGGATTTTTCCTATAAGAATTATACCCGTACCCATCAGTGGATCTTTGGGGGAGGGACGGAAGTCACTGCATCTGCAGCTCCGGAGTTTTTGGGGAAAGCTGAATTAGTCAATCCTGAAGAAGCCTTCGCTGCTTCCCTTTCCAGCTGCCACTTATTAACTTTTCTCGCTATTGCCTCCTTTAAAAAGTATATAATAAAGAGTTATAAAGATGAAACCGTTGCTGTGGTTGAGAAAAACAAGGACAATAAACAGGCTGTGACCAGGGTTTTTTTACGTCCCAAAGTAGAATTCTCCGGTGAACATATACCTGATGAAGAAGAAATGAAAAAAATGCACCATAAAGCACATGCTGAATGCTTTATCTCTAACTCTGTAATAACAGAGGTTATAGTGGAACCTGTTCTATAA
- the rpe gene encoding ribulose-phosphate 3-epimerase produces MKNLMVASSILSTDFAYLGKTLETINRSEADWLHVDIMDGMFVPNISFGTPVLQAIKKYNKKPVELHLMIAQPERYLDFFSKYGIDQITVHVEACLHLHSVVQQIKNLDCKAGVAFNPHTSLDCLEYIIKELDTVCLMSVNPGFGGQKLIPQTLKKIRELKRLIQNKNSKALIEVDGGVEENNVKEI; encoded by the coding sequence ATGAAAAATCTCATGGTTGCCTCCTCCATTCTTTCGACAGATTTTGCCTACTTGGGCAAAACTCTCGAGACTATTAACAGGAGTGAAGCAGACTGGCTGCATGTGGATATCATGGACGGAATGTTTGTTCCCAATATTTCCTTCGGAACACCTGTTTTACAAGCTATAAAAAAGTACAATAAGAAACCGGTCGAGCTGCACTTGATGATTGCCCAACCTGAAAGGTATCTGGATTTTTTTTCTAAATATGGAATAGACCAAATTACTGTGCACGTTGAGGCCTGCCTTCATTTGCACAGTGTGGTGCAACAAATAAAAAATCTGGACTGTAAAGCAGGGGTGGCTTTTAATCCACATACTTCTTTAGATTGTCTTGAATACATTATCAAGGAGTTAGATACAGTGTGCCTGATGTCTGTAAACCCGGGTTTTGGGGGGCAGAAGTTAATTCCCCAAACGCTGAAAAAGATAAGGGAATTGAAAAGATTAATACAAAATAAAAATTCAAAAGCCTTAATTGAAGTAGATGGAGGAGTTGAAGAGAATAACGTGAAGGAAATTTAA
- a CDS encoding SpoIIAA family protein gives MLQILEQTEGNLIATRATGNLTEADYDKLLPRLKNIVEKYQKIRWYFEMEGFEGWKPKAFWKDLKFDIHHANDFEKVAMVGDKKWEEWMTDLMKPFTSAEVKYFATTKKIEAVKWINS, from the coding sequence ATGCTACAAATATTAGAACAAACTGAAGGGAATTTAATAGCCACAAGGGCAACAGGAAACTTGACCGAAGCCGATTACGATAAGCTATTGCCCCGGCTAAAAAACATAGTGGAAAAATATCAGAAGATCCGGTGGTATTTTGAAATGGAGGGTTTTGAAGGATGGAAACCAAAAGCCTTTTGGAAAGATTTGAAATTCGATATTCACCATGCCAACGACTTTGAAAAAGTGGCCATGGTAGGGGATAAAAAATGGGAAGAATGGATGACGGATTTGATGAAACCTTTTACTTCTGCAGAGGTTAAGTATTTTGCGACTACAAAAAAAATTGAGGCAGTAAAATGGATTAACAGCTAA
- a CDS encoding cation diffusion facilitator family transporter, which translates to MEDQQREKYLKKARKLQMYNVIYDTIEVAVSLTAGFISGSAALIGWGLDSIIEIISASTLGWRLHGEIKDISDKRVKKREKITLYVIATSFLIVSIFITYDSVTKFFNKETPDWSTMGLTILLVSLVVNPILIWYKRKYGKKLDSKELIADSKDTFVCLYQTVAVLGGLLAVQYLDWWWADPVAAFLIVPYALKEGWEAFKNGREISV; encoded by the coding sequence ATGGAAGATCAACAAAGAGAAAAGTACCTGAAAAAAGCCAGGAAGCTCCAGATGTATAACGTCATATATGATACTATTGAGGTAGCTGTGTCACTAACCGCCGGTTTTATCTCCGGAAGCGCAGCTTTGATTGGTTGGGGGCTGGATAGCATCATAGAAATTATTTCGGCAAGCACCCTGGGGTGGCGACTACATGGGGAAATCAAGGATATTAGTGATAAGCGGGTGAAAAAAAGAGAAAAAATTACCCTGTATGTAATTGCCACTTCTTTTCTAATTGTTAGCATTTTTATCACCTACGATTCTGTAACTAAGTTTTTTAATAAAGAAACTCCAGACTGGAGCACCATGGGCCTTACTATACTACTCGTATCCTTAGTGGTGAATCCCATTCTGATTTGGTACAAACGCAAGTATGGAAAGAAATTGGACAGTAAGGAATTGATAGCCGATTCCAAAGACACTTTTGTTTGTCTTTATCAAACGGTGGCGGTTCTCGGTGGCCTTCTGGCAGTACAATATCTGGACTGGTGGTGGGCAGATCCCGTGGCCGCCTTTCTTATTGTTCCCTATGCCTTAAAAGAAGGTTGGGAGGCTTTTAAAAATGGAAGAGAAATTTCAGTATAG
- a CDS encoding universal stress protein, with protein sequence MKANKIVVPIDFTQTSKVGANYAIFLAEPLHSEIIFVHAYSVGNQFGGYGAITYAVPDNFVSNEKFYKEKMTEFLENFPQLSSINFRSVFAPGSTVDIICQVAKKEEAKLIIMGTEGTNAVEGYFIGTISEKISRMASCPVMIIPEDFEVSEIKSISLALDSDNLKSNIELGVLADLLNLFDAKLYILHFLEDNNKTINKEEVKDYYVGQFQRENISFHLLSNGEKDNIIDNFLQENRIDVLALIYREHGLFKQLTEMGLRKKMVFDSNVPILILK encoded by the coding sequence ATGAAAGCAAACAAAATAGTAGTCCCGATTGATTTTACTCAAACTTCTAAAGTTGGGGCGAATTATGCCATATTTTTAGCCGAGCCACTACACTCTGAAATTATTTTTGTCCACGCCTACTCCGTAGGTAATCAATTTGGTGGATATGGGGCAATTACCTATGCTGTTCCCGATAATTTTGTTTCTAATGAAAAATTTTACAAAGAAAAGATGACAGAATTTCTCGAAAATTTTCCACAACTTTCCTCTATAAACTTTAGGAGTGTTTTTGCCCCTGGAAGCACCGTAGATATCATTTGCCAGGTTGCAAAGAAAGAAGAAGCAAAACTAATAATTATGGGTACGGAAGGTACAAATGCTGTAGAAGGTTATTTCATTGGAACAATAAGTGAAAAAATAAGCAGAATGGCATCTTGCCCCGTCATGATTATACCTGAAGATTTTGAAGTTTCTGAGATAAAATCAATTAGTCTGGCACTGGATTCTGACAATCTCAAATCTAATATTGAATTGGGTGTACTTGCAGATCTATTAAATTTATTCGATGCCAAACTTTATATTTTGCATTTCTTGGAGGACAATAACAAGACTATCAATAAGGAAGAGGTTAAAGACTATTATGTTGGACAATTTCAACGTGAAAATATTTCCTTCCACCTTTTATCCAATGGGGAAAAGGATAATATCATAGACAATTTCCTTCAGGAAAATAGGATTGATGTATTGGCACTAATTTATAGGGAACATGGGCTTTTTAAACAATTAACCGAAATGGGTTTAAGAAAAAAAATGGTTTTTGATTCAAATGTACCTATTCTTATACTTAAATAA
- a CDS encoding APC family permease, with protein MAELKKSLGTLRLTFYGVGTIVGAGIYTVIGAAAGQARNDLWLSFIFAAIAASFSALSYAELSSTFPNAGAEFIFVRKAFPKIDIPSFLTGWTIAFHSSATIAAVLLAFSGYLNVFLDLPALLFSYSALILLTLISITGIKKSSTVNIIMVSIQLLGLLLLIVLGLNSTGAPDKEFFIIDSFSGTIAATATLFFVYTGFEHMAALGSEVKNPGKTIPRAFLLTMLITTIIYLFISFTVLNISDASELAKVNSPLSLAASNLNSWLPIVLAVAALFATANAAFSGIISISRLLFGMASVGELPAFMKKTNAQKVPWASTLVVLAAVAGFLLLGNIKLVAGMSSLGALLVFIAVNIALIVLRFKSPEEKRPFKVPLSIGKMPILPILAILISLALVIQYEWQVYAAFAGAIVVGVVLDYFLDRTTKKVDPEEEKDLFKH; from the coding sequence ATGGCTGAACTTAAAAAATCTTTAGGGACATTAAGACTCACTTTTTACGGGGTAGGGACCATCGTAGGCGCGGGAATTTACACCGTTATTGGTGCGGCGGCGGGCCAGGCTCGGAATGACCTCTGGCTAAGCTTTATTTTTGCGGCTATAGCTGCTAGTTTTTCCGCCCTTTCCTATGCAGAACTTTCCTCTACCTTCCCCAATGCCGGGGCGGAATTTATTTTTGTAAGGAAAGCTTTTCCCAAAATAGATATTCCCTCGTTCCTGACCGGATGGACAATCGCTTTCCATAGTTCGGCCACCATTGCTGCTGTACTGCTGGCATTCTCGGGATATCTAAATGTGTTTTTGGACCTCCCTGCCCTCTTATTTAGTTACAGTGCATTAATACTGCTCACCCTAATAAGCATTACTGGAATAAAAAAATCTTCTACCGTCAATATTATAATGGTAAGCATTCAGCTATTGGGACTATTGCTCCTGATAGTATTGGGCTTGAACAGTACAGGTGCCCCTGACAAGGAATTTTTTATCATCGATTCTTTTTCCGGTACCATAGCTGCCACTGCCACCTTATTCTTTGTCTATACTGGCTTTGAGCATATGGCGGCCCTGGGTTCTGAAGTTAAAAATCCGGGTAAAACCATCCCACGGGCATTTTTATTGACGATGCTCATTACCACAATAATTTACCTGTTTATCTCCTTTACGGTTCTCAATATAAGCGACGCTTCAGAACTGGCAAAAGTAAATTCCCCGTTATCTCTTGCTGCTTCCAATCTAAATTCCTGGCTGCCCATTGTTTTGGCGGTTGCCGCCTTGTTTGCCACGGCCAATGCTGCTTTTAGCGGGATTATATCCATCAGCAGGCTACTTTTTGGAATGGCTTCGGTTGGTGAATTGCCGGCTTTTATGAAGAAAACCAATGCTCAAAAAGTTCCCTGGGCATCAACGCTGGTGGTGTTGGCAGCAGTGGCCGGATTTCTTTTACTGGGAAATATTAAATTGGTTGCAGGAATGTCTTCCTTAGGTGCATTACTGGTTTTTATTGCGGTAAATATAGCCTTGATTGTTTTGCGTTTTAAGTCCCCGGAAGAGAAAAGACCATTTAAAGTTCCTTTGTCCATAGGTAAAATGCCTATCCTTCCCATTTTAGCTATTTTGATAAGCCTGGCCTTGGTCATTCAATACGAATGGCAGGTGTATGCCGCTTTTGCAGGAGCTATTGTGGTAGGGGTCGTCCTGGATTATTTTCTAGACAGGACAACAAAAAAAGTTGATCCGGAAGAAGAAAAGGATTTGTTTAAGCATTAA
- the lpdA gene encoding dihydrolipoyl dehydrogenase, whose amino-acid sequence MEKFDVTIIGSGPGGYVSAIRCAQLGFKVVIIEKYSTLGGTCLNVGCIPSKAWLEATEHYYKLQNQYKDFGINFKEASVDIVEMNKRVQTVVQEIINGVSYLMKKNKITVYTGVGTIKDKSTVEIKGEEKTYTITTDKIIIATGSKPASLPGITIDKKRIISSTETLALKEIPKHLMVIGGGVIGVEIGSVFARLGSKVSIVEYLDTLIASMDRSLGKQLYKSLRKQGMEFHLGHKVTKANALENEVQLVAESVDNQKEMTFQGDYCLMAIGRKPYSENLGLEELGIKTDKKSRINVDENLETNIKRIYAIGDVVRGAMLAHKASEEGVFVAETIAGQKPHINYSLIPNIIYTQPEVAGVGSTEEELKEAGRSIKTGSFPFKANARAKISMDTDGFIKVIADKETDEILGVHMIGPRIADSYTEAVVAMEYRASAEDVARMSHGHPTFSETFKEACLAATEDRALHI is encoded by the coding sequence ATGGAAAAATTTGATGTCACAATAATAGGTTCAGGTCCCGGAGGTTATGTGAGTGCAATACGTTGCGCCCAGCTTGGTTTCAAGGTGGTCATTATAGAAAAATACAGTACGCTTGGCGGCACCTGTCTCAACGTAGGCTGCATACCTTCAAAGGCCTGGTTGGAAGCGACGGAGCATTATTACAAGCTACAAAATCAATATAAAGATTTTGGTATTAATTTCAAGGAAGCATCGGTGGACATAGTTGAAATGAATAAAAGGGTACAGACGGTGGTCCAGGAAATTATTAACGGGGTTTCCTACCTGATGAAAAAGAACAAGATAACCGTTTATACAGGTGTAGGAACAATTAAGGATAAATCTACCGTTGAAATTAAGGGTGAGGAAAAAACTTATACCATCACTACAGATAAAATCATTATAGCTACCGGGTCAAAACCTGCATCGCTGCCCGGTATAACCATCGATAAAAAGAGGATTATCTCCTCAACGGAAACACTTGCCCTAAAGGAAATACCTAAACATTTAATGGTTATCGGTGGAGGGGTTATTGGAGTTGAGATAGGTTCTGTTTTCGCCCGTCTGGGTTCTAAAGTTTCCATTGTGGAGTATCTCGATACGCTCATCGCCAGTATGGACCGTTCTTTAGGAAAGCAGTTGTATAAATCCCTAAGAAAACAAGGAATGGAATTTCATCTGGGACACAAGGTGACAAAAGCCAATGCTTTAGAAAATGAGGTTCAATTGGTAGCTGAAAGCGTTGACAATCAGAAAGAAATGACTTTTCAAGGGGATTACTGCCTGATGGCTATAGGCAGAAAGCCTTATTCCGAAAATCTGGGACTTGAAGAATTGGGCATCAAAACCGATAAGAAGAGCAGGATAAATGTAGATGAAAACCTGGAAACGAACATTAAAAGGATTTATGCCATTGGAGATGTGGTACGAGGTGCGATGTTGGCCCACAAAGCAAGTGAGGAAGGAGTATTTGTTGCTGAAACGATAGCAGGTCAAAAACCACATATCAATTATTCCCTTATTCCTAATATTATTTACACTCAGCCTGAAGTGGCCGGGGTAGGATCAACCGAAGAAGAATTGAAAGAAGCAGGAAGAAGTATCAAAACAGGCTCCTTTCCTTTTAAGGCCAATGCAAGGGCGAAAATAAGTATGGACACCGACGGCTTTATCAAAGTAATTGCAGATAAAGAAACCGATGAAATCCTGGGGGTGCATATGATAGGCCCCAGAATTGCCGACAGTTATACAGAGGCGGTAGTGGCAATGGAGTACAGGGCATCTGCGGAAGACGTTGCGCGAATGTCCCACGGGCATCCCACTTTTTCAGAAACCTTTAAAGAAGCTTGTTTGGCAGCTACCGAAGACAGGGCGTTGCACATTTAA